The Mugil cephalus isolate CIBA_MC_2020 chromosome 11, CIBA_Mcephalus_1.1, whole genome shotgun sequence genome includes a window with the following:
- the lingo4b gene encoding leucine-rich repeat and immunoglobulin-like domain-containing nogo receptor-interacting protein 4b: MFVESVVRWGAWSILLQFGLGVSGGGCPSRCVCRPEAKEVICSGKHLNSVPEGFSGDARHLDLSLNKIKTVGRRQFPGLFQLQELDLTDNIISMIEVEAFQGLQNLRTLRLKNNRLKIIPVGVFSGLSSLRFLDLSQNEILVFLDYSFKEMVNLVTLEAGENDLVFISQRAFFGLQNLQELNLDRSNLTSVPTEALSQLQSLTRLCMLRLTISTLPNNAFRRLHRLRSLLISNWPALDTMAGNSLIGLNLTSLVISGCNLSAVPYSALRHLVYLRYLDLSYNPISVIQGNLLGDLLRLQELHLAGGNLLRIEPGAFRGLAYFRMLNVTSNQLTTLEESVFHSVGNLQVLRLDGNPLACDCRLLWVVRRRLRLNFDGHQPTCFSPDAVRQREFRDFSEKELPRLFTCRPARIMDRRPQEARVEEGTTVLFSCKADGDPFPSITWISSHKNVVAPTGRIRVLPNATLEVRFAQVQDSGTYQCLAGNAAGNDSLTVGLYVKGLPRNRTIPFYTEEGWVEPSNPQAANSSAQMAKPYPFDAKTLIIATTMGFLSFLSSVAICFVFMFFWSQSKGQIKHTATIDFVPRSSMGGGGDGGDGGRFTMKLI; this comes from the coding sequence ATGTTTGTGGAGTCAGTCGTCCGATGGGGGGCATGGAGCATCCTGCTCCAGTTTGGACTGGGTGTATCTGGCGGAGGCTGCCCTTCACGGTGTGTGTGTCGACCTGAGGCTAAAGAAGTGATCTGCTCTggcaaacatttaaattcagtgCCAGAGGGCTTTTCCGGTGATGCCAGGCATTTGGATTTATCTCTCAATAAGATTAAGACTGTGGGACGACGCCAATTCCCTGGGCTCTTTCAACTTCAAGAGTTGGACCTCACTGATAATATAATCTCTATGATTGAGGTGGAGGCTTTCCAGGGCCTACAGAATCTTAGGACACTTCGACTTAAGAATAACCGTCTCAAGATAATCCCAGTTGGGGTGTTTTCTGGCCTGTCCAGTCTGCGGTTTCTAGACTTGAGCCAGAATGAGATTCTGGTTTTCCTGGACTATTCTTTTAAAGAAATGGTAAACTTGGTGACATTGGAAGCTGGGGAGAATGACCTGGTGTTCATCTCTCAGAGGGCCTTTTTTGGTCTGCAAAATCTACAGGAGCTCAACTTAGACCGCAGCAACTTGACCTCTGTTCCCACTGAGGCATTGTCCCAGCTTCAGAGTCTGACACGTCTTTGCATGTTACGCCTCACCATTTCTACCCTGCCCAACAATGCATTCCGAAGGCTCCACCGTTTGCGCAGCCTCTTGATTTCAAACTGGCCAGCATTGGACACTATGGCTGGCAACAGCTTGATTGGTCTTAATTTGACCTCGCTTGTCATCAGTGGCTGCAACCTAAGTGCGGTTCCTTACTCAGCACTTCGTCATCTGGTTTATCTGCGCTACTTGGACCTGTCCTACAACCCCATCAGTGTTATCCAAGGTAACCTGCTAGGGGACCTCCTGAGACTCCAGGAGTTACACCTAGCAGGGGGCAACCTGCTACGAATAGAGCCGGGAGCCTTTAGGGGACTGGCTTACTTTCGTATGCTTAATGTGACATCCAATCAGCTCACTACTCTGGAGGAGAGTGTCTTCCACTCTGTTGGGAACCTGCAGGTGTTGCGATTAGATGGGAATCCCTTAGCATGTGACTGCCGACTTCTCTGGGTGGTCCGTCGCAGATTGCGATTGAACTTTGATGGACACCAACCCACTTGTTTCTCTCCAGATGCAGTGAGACAGCGTGAATTCAGAGACTTCTCAGAGAAAGAACTCCCAAGGCTGTTTACTTGCCGGCCTGCTCGTATTATGGACCGTAGGCCGCAGGAGGCGAGAGTAGAAGAAGGCACCACAGTTCTCTTTTCCTGCAAGGCTGATGGAGATCCATTTCCGTCTATCACCTGGATCTCATCCCATAAGAATGTGGTGGCTCCAACAGGACGAATCAGAGTTTTACCGAATGCTACTCTAGAAGTGCGTTTTGCCCAGGTTCAGGATAGTGGTACATACCAGTGCCTGGCAGGAAATGCAGCAGGCAATGACAGCCTGACTGTTGGTCTGTATGTAAAAGGACTCCCACGCAATCGAACCATTCCTTTCTACACTGAGGAAGGCTGGGTAGAGCCCTCTAATCCCCAGGCTGCAAATTCCTCAGCTCAGATGGCCAAGCCATACCCGTTTGATGCAAAGACCCTAATCATTGCCACCACCATgggttttctctctttcctcagcTCGGTGGCAATCtgttttgtcttcatgtttttctggaGCCAAAGCAAAGGTCAGATCAAGCACACAGCAACTATAGACTTTGTTCCTCGGTCTTCAATGGGCggaggaggggatggaggtGATGGTGGCAGGTTTACTATGAAACTTATCTAA